One stretch of Rosistilla oblonga DNA includes these proteins:
- a CDS encoding peroxiredoxin family protein gives MRILQQLNALCVLSLIAVSIPASVQAESPAPVQAAKNALAIGQTAKDFQLQSVGGELSGKVKLSDVNADGKVVVVVLRGFPGSQCPACSAQVGDFVKNASKFAAKKTKVLLIYPGPKSQLDQRADEFLQGTKLPAPLTFLLDPGYTFTNAYGLRWDAPRETAYPTTLVLDEAGKIQFVKISETHRGRSSAAEVLEAL, from the coding sequence ATGCGAATCTTGCAACAGTTGAATGCATTATGTGTGTTGTCTCTTATCGCGGTTTCGATCCCTGCTAGCGTGCAGGCCGAATCGCCCGCCCCCGTGCAGGCCGCCAAAAATGCGTTGGCCATCGGGCAAACCGCCAAGGACTTTCAATTGCAGTCGGTCGGCGGAGAACTCTCCGGCAAAGTCAAATTGAGCGACGTCAATGCCGATGGAAAGGTCGTTGTCGTGGTTTTGCGGGGCTTCCCCGGTTCGCAGTGCCCCGCCTGTTCGGCACAGGTAGGTGACTTTGTAAAGAACGCAAGCAAGTTCGCCGCCAAGAAGACCAAGGTGTTGCTGATCTATCCGGGCCCGAAGTCGCAGCTGGATCAACGCGCTGACGAATTCCTGCAGGGAACCAAGCTCCCCGCTCCGCTCACCTTCCTCTTAGATCCAGGTTACACCTTCACAAACGCTTACGGTCTGCGTTGGGACGCGCCACGCGAGACAGCCTATCCAACGACGCTGGTCCTCGATGAAGCGGGCAAGATCCAGTTCGTTAAGATCAGCGAAACACATCGTGGTCGTTCTTCGGCCGCCGAAGTTCTCGAAGCGTTGTAA
- a CDS encoding MarR family winged helix-turn-helix transcriptional regulator, which translates to MKLQEELHRPVPFISLQQEALLNLLRIGDQLEVRLSRYFREHGLTLSRFNVLRSLLLADRPLTCGEIGERMIQVVPAITSLVDHLENQGLVQRERCDEDRRVVHVRITKAGRKLADTAMKPLKGMETDLFAKLNSTELKSLIGLAEKVRESFVEYDKLPS; encoded by the coding sequence ATGAAGCTGCAGGAAGAACTCCATCGCCCGGTCCCGTTTATTTCGCTTCAGCAAGAGGCGTTGCTGAATCTGTTGCGCATCGGCGACCAGTTGGAAGTTCGACTGTCTCGTTACTTTCGCGAGCACGGGCTGACGCTATCGCGGTTCAACGTGTTGCGGAGTCTGTTGTTGGCCGACCGGCCGTTGACGTGCGGCGAGATTGGCGAGCGGATGATCCAAGTCGTTCCGGCGATTACTTCGCTTGTCGATCACCTGGAAAACCAAGGTCTGGTGCAGCGAGAGCGATGTGACGAAGATCGCCGCGTGGTGCATGTGCGAATCACCAAGGCGGGCCGAAAGCTGGCCGACACAGCGATGAAACCACTCAAGGGCATGGAGACGGATCTGTTTGCCAAACTGAATTCGACGGAACTGAAGAGCCTAATTGGGCTAGCGGAAAAGGTCAGGGAATCGTTTGTCGAATACGACAAATTGCCCTCTTAA
- a CDS encoding efflux RND transporter periplasmic adaptor subunit, protein MVQTVTVASPITKQIVEWDAYTGRLEAVDFVEIRARVGGYLQSIYFDEGQVVQAGDLLFTIDPRPFQAELNAAKARLRQSQSQLKQTEAMINEAKARALQSEAKLELASLRYKRTQALTRQSAASQEELDEREAEFLQAKADIEGVQAGISSAEAAHATAEAAIEVAQAGVETAELNLQYTQITAPVTGRISRQYVTEGNLIAGGSSTSSLLTTITSMNPIYCVFDANEQDVLKYSRLAKSGERESSRVAKNPVFLGLVDENGFPHHGHMDFVDNRFDPNTASMRARCVFPNEDNLLLPGMFGRIRIPGSAAKQAVLIPDSAIGTDQSTQYVYVVDGDMIKRRAIKTGPIVDGLRVIREGLVGDETLVIEGLLQARPDLKVKTVEGTIEVVEDGLPDDYEPVPADQWISPKPDELPVAIASGEVSS, encoded by the coding sequence ATGGTGCAAACCGTCACCGTGGCATCACCGATCACGAAACAGATCGTCGAATGGGATGCGTACACCGGCCGTTTGGAAGCTGTCGATTTCGTCGAGATCCGAGCCCGTGTTGGCGGGTATCTTCAGTCGATCTATTTCGATGAAGGGCAAGTCGTCCAAGCGGGCGATCTGTTGTTCACGATCGACCCGCGTCCCTTCCAGGCTGAACTGAATGCGGCCAAGGCGCGGCTGCGACAATCGCAATCGCAACTGAAGCAGACCGAAGCGATGATCAACGAGGCGAAGGCTCGCGCGTTGCAATCCGAAGCCAAGTTGGAGCTTGCCAGTTTGCGGTATAAGCGAACGCAAGCGTTGACGCGGCAGAGCGCCGCGTCGCAAGAAGAGTTGGACGAACGCGAAGCCGAATTCTTGCAAGCCAAAGCGGACATCGAGGGAGTCCAGGCAGGGATCAGTTCGGCCGAAGCGGCTCACGCGACAGCCGAAGCGGCGATCGAAGTCGCGCAGGCCGGCGTGGAGACTGCGGAGTTGAATTTGCAGTACACGCAAATCACGGCTCCTGTTACCGGGCGGATCAGTCGCCAGTACGTGACCGAAGGGAACTTGATCGCCGGCGGATCGTCGACCTCATCGCTGTTGACCACGATCACCTCGATGAACCCGATCTACTGTGTCTTCGACGCAAACGAACAAGACGTTCTGAAGTATTCGCGATTGGCAAAATCGGGCGAACGCGAAAGTTCGCGGGTCGCCAAAAATCCGGTCTTCTTGGGGCTGGTCGATGAAAACGGATTCCCGCATCACGGACATATGGACTTTGTCGACAACCGCTTCGATCCCAACACGGCCAGTATGCGTGCACGTTGCGTCTTCCCCAACGAAGACAATCTGTTGTTGCCCGGTATGTTCGGCCGGATTCGCATCCCCGGCAGCGCGGCGAAACAAGCGGTTTTGATTCCCGATTCCGCGATTGGTACCGATCAATCGACGCAATATGTCTACGTGGTTGACGGCGACATGATTAAACGGCGAGCAATTAAGACAGGTCCGATCGTCGACGGGTTGCGAGTGATCCGCGAAGGATTGGTTGGCGATGAAACGTTGGTGATCGAAGGCCTGCTGCAAGCACGCCCCGATCTCAAGGTGAAAACTGTCGAAGGGACGATCGAAGTCGTCGAGGACGGGTTGCCCGACGATTACGAACCGGTACCTGCGGATCAATGGATCTCGCCGAAGCCCGACGAACTACCTGTGGCGATCGCTTCTGGTGAGGTGTCCTCATGA